A genomic stretch from Arachis stenosperma cultivar V10309 chromosome 3, arast.V10309.gnm1.PFL2, whole genome shotgun sequence includes:
- the LOC130965652 gene encoding uncharacterized protein LOC130965652 has protein sequence MPKKPRYTISNAARIVAGPNSQTHANPQTDGTHDTGADTSIAQRRARAPPPPHSGHGARQFRVNAVPFRPPRNETRLDLLGDIGDARAPTNRKHPPDSHEGVDDHLEDADYDSEADEIESFDDHLDNMFAAHEVERQENGVISSMELTVKEALALPPGKKIVLHHNKELQQVDQAAGLLSGFLKTLGSDFQQLPICAKSWKTMSKASKEHAYDQVKRVFHYEDDKRGWIKWGIVQRIGSCWRNSRNHLFHKVYDEELTFEKNIRRKPAGIEANHWKKFLKYRLDGDTKEKCRINAVNRSKQQHTHTQEVLKRWQERDTKKSNDREDLLGEISVNPDRTCLQEAIELIESQDPSSKEFSQNDSLAQVLGKEHPGRVPGLGIGTCPSRCFRNIPEQSDYGVQIEEYQMEILKLKAEAAELKAAAAEEKAKRQRMETEAAEGKAKIQTMETEAAEGKAKIQTIKNLLTYIIQQQGGNLPPEIAADLDSLRGAPTSSHSR, from the exons ATGCCAAAGAAACCTCGGTACACCATTAGTAATGCAGCCAGAATTGTAGCTGGCCCTAATAGTCAAACCCACGCTAATCCG CAAACGGATGGAACGCATGATACGGGAGCAGATACTTCAATTGCACAGCGACGTGCAAGAGCCCCTCCACCTCCGCATTCAGGCCACGGTGCTCGACAATTCCGTGTTAACGCTGTACCCTTTCGACCACCTCGCAATGAAACACGGCTGGATTTGTTAGGTGATATTGGGGACGCTCGAGCTCCGACAAATAGAAAGCATCCACCGGATTCACATGAAGGTGTAGATGACCATTTAGAAGACGCAGACTATGACTCGGAGGCGGATGAGATCGAGTCATTTGATGACCATCTAGACAACATGTTTGCCGCACATGAAGTTGAACGTCAAG AAAATGGTGTGATCTCTTCTATGGAGCTGACTGTTAAGGAGGCATTAGCACTTCCTCCTGGAAAGAAGATCGTTCTACACCATAACAAAGAGTTGCAACAAGTTGATCAGGCAGCGGGCTTATTGAGCGGGTTCTTGAAAACATTGGGGTCTGATTTTCAACAATTACCGATTTGTGCAAAGAGTTGGAAGACAATGAGCAAGGCTTCCAAGGAGCACGCGTATGACCAGGTTAAG CGAGTCTTCCACTATGAGGACGATAAAAGAGGGTGGATAAAGTGGGGAATTGTACAAAGAATAGGAAGCTGCTGGAGAAATTCAAGAAATCATTTGTTCCATAAGGTTTATGATGAAGAACTAACTTTTGAGAAAAACATCAGGCGCAAGCCAGCAGGAATAGAGGCAAATCACTGGAAAAAGTTTCTTAAATATCGGTTGGACGGTGACACGAAG GAGAAGTGTAGAATAAATGCCGTTAATCGTTCAAAGCaacaacacacacacacacaggaGGTTCTAAAACGATGGCAAGAAAGAGACACAAAGAA GAGCAACGACAGGGAAGACCTATTGGGAGAG ATTAGTGTAAATCCGGACCGCACATGTTTGCAGGAAGCAATTGAACTTATTGAGAGCCAAGACCCCTCTAGCAAGGAATTTTCACAGAATGATTCCCTTGCACAAGTGCTTGGCAAGGAGCACCCAGGAAGAGTTCCTGGACTCGGTATTGGTACATGTCCGAGTCGGTGTTTTCGTAACATTCCAGAGCAGTCGGACTACGGTGTACAGATTGAGGAGTATCAGATGGAGATTTTGAAACTCAAGGCGGAGGCAGCAGAACTCAAGGCAGCAGCAGCagaggaaaaggcaaagagacaGAGAATGGAGACAGAGGCAGCTGAAGGGAAGGCAAAAATACAGACAATGGAAACAGAGGCAGCTGAAGGGAAGGCAAAAATACagacaataaaaaatttgttgacATACATAATCCAGCAGCAAGGAGGTAATTTGCCACCTGAAATAGCTGCGGATTTGGATTCGTTGAGAGGTGCACCAACCTCATCCCATTCAAGATGA